The sequence TGTGTTGAGAGCTTTCCCTCCTTTTGTTTTCACTTCTGCTCTCGTAACTGTAAGACTATTCTCACGGAAAATCCGAGTCACATCAGAGAGTAACCCTACTCTATCTGAAGTGCAAAGCTCAAGCTTCAAGCCCTATAAACATTGAACCAAACGTTAAGCCACAAGACACAACATTCTTTAAAGAAATGACAACAATGTTTACCTCAGAGACTCTTCTTTGAATAGCTGCTTTAAGACATTTGATCACTCTCTGTCTCTCTGCCTCAGACTTCACAGGAGATCCATCTGTATGTCTTATGTAATATTCCTGATAAGCTTCAGGGCCTTCAGCATCAATGCTGGCATGTGAAACCACATAATTCATATCCGTCAAAGTGAAGACGGTATCAAAGAGAAGCTTTGGTCTATCTTTACATCTGATCATCACAACAGAGTAATCCAAATCATGCAAGTTGGAGACATCCACATCTGGAACTACTCTCCCACTCTTATCCTCATCATCACCAACATTATTCTCCCACTCATCATAATCTCTATCAGCAAACATCAGCTGATGAAGCTTACGATCCGCGTAAGTCTCatcaagagaagaagaaaccgTGGTTTTGGGTTCACAGGACCTTCTGCTCCTGCTTCCACCTGTAAGCACGTAACCGAGAAGCTTCCTAATCTGTGACAGCCTCTCCGGATCAGTGACTGCAGAGCAGGTTTCCTCGTCAGTCACTTGTAAAACCGCCGCTGCTTTTGCTCTATGCGTCCAGATCTCAGCGTTGACCACGTTGCATTGAAGGTCCGTTAGCACAGCGCATAGCTCAGACAACAAACCGGGTCTGTCGGTTCCGGTTAGCTCAATGACAGTGAAATCGACAGATTGTTTAACACCAATGGTTGATCTAGGGCTGTAGCAAGAAGAGTCATCAGGGCCAAGAGACTGCAAACAAACACACCACCACAACGAGAGTTAATAATCATATCATAAACCTAACAGAATAGAAACAAACAAGAGAGGTCTAATCACTAACTTTACGGATGTATCCAAGAACGATTTCATCAGTAACTTTGTTCCCGTCTTGGTCAGTAACGTTGAAGACATCCATGAACCAGCCACCATCAGAGGAGATGTAAGCTTTCTTGATGGTGAGGTTAAGATCAGTCAAGACTTGAACAACTTCCAGAAGAATCCCATGTTTATTCGCACTATCCACCTAATAAAACCCACAAATCAAAACGTTTTCTTTACCTTAAAATCAAAACCCAATCTCAGAAAAGTTACCTTAATGACAGTAACGTTCTTGCAGACTTCGTTATCGATCACAACCCTTGGAGGATTCACTCTTCTGATAAACTTAGCAATCTCATCATCCATATGGTACGAATAGCTCAAACAGACATCTGAAAATAACAATCAAATCATCGATCATGAAACCAAACAGAGACTAAACCCTAGAACAGGATTATAAACGAACCCATGTTAGAAAGACCTAAAATTTAACAAACCCATAATGAAAAAACCTAAAATTTATCGAACCTATGATGAAAAGACCTAAAATTGAACAAAACCCAGATAGGGAAACTAATCATCAGAGCCCTAATTagatcaatcaatcaatcaatcatcaaATCGAAATCGGAAAGGAGAAACAGAGAGAAGTGACGAACCCATATCTGATTCGTTAGAAGAAGGAATCAAAAGAGGGAAATGGATGATCGATCGATGTAtctggaggaggaagaagacgaagacgaagaCGATCGCAACTGTAATTGCCAGAGAGTATAAAGtttgttaaatttatatatagagaaagagattattaattttaattttaatctaaAACGGGTTAAATTACTTTGACACTGTGCTCTGTGTCTGACACAGATTCTcctcaaaacctgcaaaaaaaaaatcaatttattttcTGTTAAGTTTGTGAATGTGATGAGGAGGCAATGAGGGGGGAGTCTACTCATAAATACACTTGGCCAGCCGCCCTTCGTTTTCAGGAGAAGGTTAGAATGGTAAACCGGTCGGTTTAGGAGATTCTTTCTTTAATAGTGGTAGATTTCGAGATAATGACTTTTCTCTTAGTTGGGTGGCAAATTGGGGTTAATTAGGGTTTGAATGATGACTAAATCTCATTATTTTGGTGGCACATGGATAGTAGTACAAATACTTAAAGATGAAAATCttataataattattacatGACAAGgatttaatttcattttttgtcAGAGACAaggatttaataaaatattaaattttcacaTTAAACGAAAATCttaattgatatataaagatGAGAAATACATTAAAACACTaccaaagaaaacaaatttagttttaaatagtcacaaatgtaaaatagaaaCCTCCCAAAATAGCATAAATATAGTCTATATAATAACCtgtttgaaataataaaaaaattaaaaccaaaagatTCGGACATAATCAAGTCACAAAAACTTTTTTAACCACCAAAAGTATAGTTTTTTTGTTAGCTTTCATTTAAGTTAAATCAAATGGTGGTCAGAAGAACTGATTCTCCAAGGAGCACTTCCATCTGATCGGGTTTGATCTATATGAGAAAAAATATAGCATTTTGtccttgtttctttttctaaCGCGTCCGCCTGACTATTCATACTTCGAAAAATATGAGATATATTCACATTCTCGAAATCCTCATTTAATCTTTGGAACACCTTGATCTCTGTCGCGAATGTCGGCCAATGTACCGAGTTTGTAGTCATGTCCACTAGATCCGAGCAGTCAGTCTCGAATGTATCGAGGTTATCCTCATGTATCTCATACATAATGATGTCTAAAGTAAACTTTCCATCTCAGCATGCAAAGTTGAGAGGCTCATGCTGATGCCCGTAATCCAAAATATTCAGAATCTATTTGATCCTTAAGACTCCACCCTAAGCCATTGACACTTCTATTATCGATCTATGACGCATCAATTTGACAGATAGAGATTCGGGGTATCCAAGGGGACACTGTCTCAACCTCTGTAGTAGGAGGGTCGTCATGATCTTCATTTGCTTCCTCTTTTTCATTAGCCTTCTTCCAACATTTTGCTTCAAAAAAAATGTGTGTTGGAAAATGTCAATAGGAAATAAGATTTTTCTGTTAAAGAGTTTGTCATTACACACCTTCCAAATATACTAACAACGTAAATTACTTTGACACTGTGATCTGTATCTGACACGGATTCTCCTCAAAACATgcaaaaaaatcaatttatgtttttcaaaacctgcaaaaaatcaatttattttcTGTTAAGTTTGTGATTGTGATGAGGAGGAGGCAATGAGGTCTACTCATAAATATAC comes from Brassica rapa cultivar Chiifu-401-42 chromosome A02, CAAS_Brap_v3.01, whole genome shotgun sequence and encodes:
- the LOC103853936 gene encoding ACT domain-containing protein ACR5 isoform X1 — its product is MSRLPPHCLLITFTNLTENKLIFFLQVLRRICVRHRAQCQIAIVFVFVFFLLQIHRSIIHFPLLIPSSNESDMDVCLSYSYHMDDEIAKFIRRVNPPRVVIDNEVCKNVTVIKVDSANKHGILLEVVQVLTDLNLTIKKAYISSDGGWFMDVFNVTDQDGNKVTDEIVLGYIRKSLGPDDSSCYSPRSTIGVKQSVDFTVIELTGTDRPGLLSELCAVLTDLQCNVVNAEIWTHRAKAAAVLQVTDEETCSAVTDPERLSQIRKLLGYVLTGGSRSRRSCEPKTTVSSSLDETYADRKLHQLMFADRDYDEWENNVGDDEDKSGRVVPDVDVSNLHDLDYSVVMIRCKDRPKLLFDTVFTLTDMNYVVSHASIDAEGPEAYQEYYIRHTDGSPVKSEAERQRVIKCLKAAIQRRVSEGLKLELCTSDRVGLLSDVTRIFRENSLTVTRAEVKTKGGKALNTFYVKDASGYQVDAKTIDAIRQVIGQTILQVKGGNTEVKPSSQESQTGFLFGVFKSRSFVNFGLIRS
- the LOC103853936 gene encoding ACT domain-containing protein ACR5 isoform X2; the encoded protein is MDVCLSYSYHMDDEIAKFIRRVNPPRVVIDNEVCKNVTVIKVDSANKHGILLEVVQVLTDLNLTIKKAYISSDGGWFMDVFNVTDQDGNKVTDEIVLGYIRKSLGPDDSSCYSPRSTIGVKQSVDFTVIELTGTDRPGLLSELCAVLTDLQCNVVNAEIWTHRAKAAAVLQVTDEETCSAVTDPERLSQIRKLLGYVLTGGSRSRRSCEPKTTVSSSLDETYADRKLHQLMFADRDYDEWENNVGDDEDKSGRVVPDVDVSNLHDLDYSVVMIRCKDRPKLLFDTVFTLTDMNYVVSHASIDAEGPEAYQEYYIRHTDGSPVKSEAERQRVIKCLKAAIQRRVSEGLKLELCTSDRVGLLSDVTRIFRENSLTVTRAEVKTKGGKALNTFYVKDASGYQVDAKTIDAIRQVIGQTILQVKGGNTEVKPSSQESQTGFLFGVFKSRSFVNFGLIRS